TCGGCCTCCTTGTTTCCGGTGCCAGTGTTGAGTACGACGATCGTCTCGTCACCGTCGAACGCGCCGCGATCGGCGAGTTCTCGGGCTCCGCTGACCGCCGCGGCACAGGTCGGGGCCATCTCCAGTCCCTCCTGCTGGGCGACCTGGACCGCGGCCTCGAGGATGTCCGGGTCGTCCGTCGCCACCGCACCACCGTCGCTCTCGCGAAGCGCCTCGAGGATCCACGGGCTCGCGCCGGGGTCCGGAATCTCGATCCCGCCGCAGATGGTGTCCGGGTTCTCCACGGGGACGTGTTCGTCGCGATCGGTCTCGAAGGCCTCGACGATCGGCGCACAGCCGGCGGCCTGGGTCGCGTAGAAGGCGGGGAACGCGTCGGTCAGCCCGAGATCGCGGAACTCCCGGGCGGCCTTGTACATCCCCACGAGGCCGACGCCGCCGCCGGTGGGATAACAGATCGCGTCGGGCACCTCCCAGTCGAGTTGCTCGACGATTTCGTAGTACATCGTCTTCTTGCCCTCGTGGCGGTAGGGCGTGACGAACGTCTGGAGCGGGTACCAGTCGTCGTGCTCCTCGAGGGCCTCCTCGAACGCCGCGGCGGCGTCGCCGATCCGCCCGCCGACGACGGTCATGTCGCCGCCGTGGACGTTGACCATCGCCTTGTTCGTAAAGCCCGATCGGGCCGGCAGGTAGACGTGCGAGTCGAGGCCGGCCCGGCCGGCGTAGGCCGCGGCCGCCTGCCCCGCGTTCCCCGCGGAGGCGAGTGCGACGTCGGACGCACCGTGTTGCCGGGCGGCCGTCACGGCCACCGTCTGGCCGCGGTCCTTGAACGTGCCCGTCGGGTTCCGGCCCTCGTCTTTGAGCAGGACCTGACCGACGCCGAGTTCCTCGGCCAGTTTCGGACAGTCGACCAGCGGCGTCGCCCCCTCGTCCATCGTCACCGCCGATTCGCGGGTGAACGGCAGCAACTCGGCGTAGCGCCACAGCGAGTCGAACGGCCGCGACGCGAGCGTCTCTCGATCGAGGTCGATCGCGTCGTAGTCGTAGGCCGGATCGAGGATGCCGTCACAGTCCGGACACCGGTGTGCGGTCTCGGCGGCGTCGAACGCACGCCCGCAGTCACGACACTCGAGGCCGGTGAAGGCGGCTGTCGTCTCCATACGCGAGTGTTCGCGGCCCGAGACTAATGGCTGTCCATCGCGGATTCGGCAGCGAAGTCGCGGCCAGTACGGGCGTCAATGGTGAAGTCGCAGCCAGTACGGGTGCCGATCGACGTCCGGCCAGCGAACGACGGGCCGCAGTCGCGCCGCTCGGGAGTCGACGGCAGTGAGAGAAGATGGGGTCGATCGCTCAGTTGTCGCCGGCCTTCGACTGCCACTCGTAGTCGCGGCGTTTGGCGGACTTGCCGAAGCCACACGACGAGCAGACCTTCTTCTTGGTGTGGTAGGATTTCTCTCCGCAGCGACGACACTTGGTGTGGGTCGTCTTGTTCTTCTTTCCTTGGCTCGGGGTTCCTGCACCAGTCATGGAGTGATCGAGACGACGTTATCGCCGCGTATAATCGTTGTGTCTTCGACCGGCGCTTCCTCCACACCGCCCTCGATCGGAATCGTCACGTCTTCCAGTACGAGGTTCATGTGCTGGTCGTAGCCGGCCAGATCGCCGACGTACTCGTCGCCACTCTTGAGACGTACCGAGACGCGTTCGCCGAGCGACGCCTCGAGGACGTCCAGCGGTCGTCCACTCATACGAAAGACCGCAGTTGATGGACACTTAATCGTACCGGTCCAGCGGTCGGATTGCAGTCATCTACAGCCAACCAAACGGCTAAGTATGCACTCGTTGACTCCCCGGATATGGGCGACAGGAAATTCACGTTCATCGAGTTGCATCTAGACGGCGACACCCAATTCGGCCCAAAGGCCATCGACAGCGCACTGCCGATCGGCGGGACCGAGACGGACGAGGAACTCGAATCGGAGACGGAGACCGACGAGGACGAGGCCGCCGCGGCCGACGACGAATCCGGAGGCAGGGGCGCTATCGGTGCGGTTATCGCGCTCGTCGTCCTGATCGGGATCGGCGTCGCCGCCAAGAAGTTTGCCGGCGACGACGAGGACGAGCACGAGTACGAACGCGAGGAAGAACCGGACGTGATCGTCAACTAATACTGCCGATCGAACGTTTTTGTCCGGCAGTGTAAACCGAGCCGAACGCTTTTGCGTCCGCCTCCCGTACCCGTATTCGTGAATCTCTATCGCAGCGCCCGGGCCGTTGCCGGGGCGTCCGGCGACGACGCGATCGACTGGCGGTCGGCCGCCGACGCGGCCAAGGCGGCGACGGAACCCGGCTCGCTCGACCTCGAGTCGGGCGAGCGCGAGGCCTACGGTCGCGACGTCCGTGACGCCCGCGCCGCGGTCCGATCGATCGCCGGCGTCGACTTCGACGTCCCCGACACCGTCGAGATCCAGAACCGCCACCACTGGATCGACGCCAACGTCGCGACGTTCGAGCGCGTGATGGGGACGCTCGAGACCCACACCGAGACGTTCCCCGGCGTCGCACGGACGATCAACACCGGGACGATGACCGTCCTGCTCTCCTTTCTCGGGCGGAACGTCCTCGGCCAGTACGATCCGCTCTTGCTCGCCGAGTCGCCGACCAACGAGCACGCCCTCTACTTCGTCCGACCGAACATCCTCAAGGTCGCCGACATGCTGGAGGTCGACTACGATCGGTTCCGGCGCTGGATCGCCTTCCACGAGGTGACCCACGCCGCCGAGTTCGGGGCCGCCCCGTGGCTCTCGACGCACCTCGAAAACCGGATGGAGGACGGGATCTCGGCGCTGTCGGACGGCTCGTTCGACAGGGAGGCGTTTCGGGACCTCGACACGGCGATGACCGTCGTCGAGGGCTACGCGGAACTCCTGATGGACCACGCCTTCGACGACGAGTACGAGGACCTGCGCCGGAAACTCGACGCGCGCCGGCAGGGCCGCGGGCCGCTCCAGAAACTGTTCCGGCGGCTGCTCGGCCTCGGCCTCAAACAGCGCCAGTACGAACGCGGGAAGAACTTCTTCGAACACGTCGTCGCGGTCCGCGACCTCGAGACGGCGAGTCTGGTCTGGGAGCACCCGGACAACCTCCCGACGCACGACGAACTCGACACGCCGGGGCTGTGGCTCCAGCGCGTCGAACGGTGAGCCTCGCGTGCCGAGCGGCGGTCGCCCGTCTCGCGACCGTCGCGTCCGCAGTCACGAGACGATCCGGTACAGATACCACGTCAACGCACTGCCGACGAGGAGCCCACCCAGCACGGCGCCCGCGACGACCACGAGCGACGCACCACCCTGTAACGCGATCGTTCCGCCCGAGAGTCCGACGAGCAGGACGAACCCGATCGCGAGTCGCGTCGACGCCGACGTCAGCGCGGTCGGTGTCGAGGGGTCACGACCCGGACTGCGCCTCATAGTTCGTGCGGGGCACTGACGTGCATCGAGGCGAACAGCCAGTCGGGGCGATCGTGCTCGTGGTCGCGATCGGCGTCCCCGGTGGCTGCAGTCGCCGTGCTCGACTCGCCGGTATCGACCGGGTTCCTTCCGCGCTCTCCGTTCTGCCCGACCAGCGTCCCGCTCCAGCGCGTCTCGAAGCGGTAGTCCTCGTCGCTCGCCGTATCGGTCCAGGCCATCGTGACCTCGTCGGCGAACGTGGCGTACCCGCCGCGGTTCTCGACGACGAGATTCGAACTCTCGACGGTCCAGCCGTCGGTCGTCTCGGTCTGTGCGTGGAGGGCCTCGCGGACCTCGTCGAACCCGAACAGGGCCTCGCTGATGCCGAACTTGACCGTCGACTCGTGCTCGAGAAAGTACGGTGATAGCGGGTCAC
The nucleotide sequence above comes from Halosolutus halophilus. Encoded proteins:
- a CDS encoding threonine synthase, which gives rise to METTAAFTGLECRDCGRAFDAAETAHRCPDCDGILDPAYDYDAIDLDRETLASRPFDSLWRYAELLPFTRESAVTMDEGATPLVDCPKLAEELGVGQVLLKDEGRNPTGTFKDRGQTVAVTAARQHGASDVALASAGNAGQAAAAYAGRAGLDSHVYLPARSGFTNKAMVNVHGGDMTVVGGRIGDAAAAFEEALEEHDDWYPLQTFVTPYRHEGKKTMYYEIVEQLDWEVPDAICYPTGGGVGLVGMYKAAREFRDLGLTDAFPAFYATQAAGCAPIVEAFETDRDEHVPVENPDTICGGIEIPDPGASPWILEALRESDGGAVATDDPDILEAAVQVAQQEGLEMAPTCAAAVSGARELADRGAFDGDETIVVLNTGTGNKEADVLRSHLMSQGV
- a CDS encoding 50S ribosomal protein L37e; protein product: MTGAGTPSQGKKNKTTHTKCRRCGEKSYHTKKKVCSSCGFGKSAKRRDYEWQSKAGDN
- a CDS encoding LSM domain-containing protein, with protein sequence MSGRPLDVLEASLGERVSVRLKSGDEYVGDLAGYDQHMNLVLEDVTIPIEGGVEEAPVEDTTIIRGDNVVSITP
- a CDS encoding zinc-dependent metalloprotease; this translates as MNLYRSARAVAGASGDDAIDWRSAADAAKAATEPGSLDLESGEREAYGRDVRDARAAVRSIAGVDFDVPDTVEIQNRHHWIDANVATFERVMGTLETHTETFPGVARTINTGTMTVLLSFLGRNVLGQYDPLLLAESPTNEHALYFVRPNILKVADMLEVDYDRFRRWIAFHEVTHAAEFGAAPWLSTHLENRMEDGISALSDGSFDREAFRDLDTAMTVVEGYAELLMDHAFDDEYEDLRRKLDARRQGRGPLQKLFRRLLGLGLKQRQYERGKNFFEHVVAVRDLETASLVWEHPDNLPTHDELDTPGLWLQRVER
- a CDS encoding nuclear transport factor 2 family protein, which produces MSDTAEAVVRDYYAALRRGDPLSPYFLEHESTVKFGISEALFGFDEVREALHAQTETTDGWTVESSNLVVENRGGYATFADEVTMAWTDTASDEDYRFETRWSGTLVGQNGERGRNPVDTGESSTATAATGDADRDHEHDRPDWLFASMHVSAPHEL